One part of the Deltaproteobacteria bacterium genome encodes these proteins:
- a CDS encoding cytochrome P450, with protein MSFDPLARETLADPGPHWTPLLRDEPVHHYAKFDPPFYTLSRHADVKAALLDIETFSSEWGQGPRFTPPGGLLSNPPEHTRFRRIVQRAFKPGRIEALRPRAQEIARELLGSVRSDVLELHDDFACPLPVIMISEMLGVPASEREQFKRWSDCSVEAMGMPDPTPLVAELEALRRYLYDAIVDHRARPRGGDLIDTLVEAVENDDGLNDAQITGVVSQLLVGGNETTTSLITNMVWRLLERPALWRAVVANPELVPIALEESLRFDPPVLGLWRSTTRDIALHGVTIPKGAKVLLSYAAANRDPRVFADPDTFRLDRSRSELAEHLAFGLGIHFCLGSALARLEAETALQALVAHFPKLSLIDSGERITPFFLWGRRHLPVRIER; from the coding sequence ATGAGCTTCGATCCGCTCGCGCGGGAGACCCTCGCCGACCCCGGCCCGCACTGGACGCCGCTGCTGCGCGACGAGCCGGTTCACCACTACGCCAAGTTCGACCCGCCCTTCTACACACTCTCGCGCCACGCCGACGTGAAGGCCGCGCTGCTCGACATCGAGACGTTCTCCAGCGAGTGGGGCCAGGGCCCGCGCTTCACGCCGCCCGGCGGCCTGCTCTCGAATCCGCCCGAGCACACGCGCTTCCGCCGCATCGTGCAGCGCGCGTTCAAGCCGGGACGCATCGAGGCGCTGCGCCCGCGCGCGCAGGAGATCGCGCGCGAGCTGTTAGGGAGCGTGCGCAGCGACGTGCTCGAGCTGCACGACGACTTCGCCTGCCCGCTGCCCGTGATCATGATCAGCGAGATGCTGGGCGTGCCGGCGAGCGAGCGCGAGCAGTTCAAGCGCTGGTCGGACTGCTCGGTCGAGGCGATGGGCATGCCGGACCCGACGCCCCTCGTGGCCGAGCTCGAGGCGCTGCGCCGGTACCTCTACGACGCGATCGTCGATCATCGCGCGCGGCCGCGCGGCGGCGACCTGATCGACACGCTCGTCGAGGCGGTCGAGAACGACGACGGCCTGAACGACGCGCAGATCACCGGCGTCGTCTCTCAGCTGCTCGTCGGCGGCAACGAGACCACGACCTCGCTGATCACGAACATGGTGTGGCGGCTGCTCGAGCGGCCCGCGCTGTGGCGAGCGGTCGTCGCGAATCCGGAGCTCGTGCCCATCGCGCTGGAGGAGAGCCTGCGCTTCGATCCGCCCGTGCTCGGGCTCTGGCGCTCGACCACGCGCGACATCGCGCTGCACGGCGTCACGATTCCGAAGGGCGCGAAGGTGCTGCTCTCCTACGCGGCTGCGAATCGCGACCCGCGCGTGTTCGCGGACCCCGACACGTTCCGCCTCGATCGCTCGCGCAGCGAGCTGGCGGAGCACCTCGCATTCGGCCTCGGCATCCACTTCTGCCTCGGCTCCGCGCTCGCGCGCCTCGAAGCCGAGACCGCGCTGCAGGCGCTCGTCGCGCACTTCCCGAAGCTGTCGCTGATCGACTCAGGCGAGCGCATCACGCCCTTCTTCCTGTGGGGCCGCCGCCACCTCCCCGTGCGGATCGAGCGCTAG
- a CDS encoding EthD domain-containing protein has protein sequence MYKTFYFLEAAGDPFRPDAARVADASTPRAAGVTLTRALAEQIDPAARATFAGALELWHFRAADALAHAERGALETLLTPGARLAAVVTGLARTVMRTADHYGSRGVKCVFPFQRKEGMSVEAFQRRWWHGHGPIAARTENALFYLQTHPLPETYAIAAPRFDGVTELHWHDLATARAAMASRQMREDQGNDAPHFARAGSVLMFAAREETVREP, from the coding sequence ATGTACAAGACCTTCTACTTCCTCGAAGCCGCGGGCGATCCGTTCCGCCCGGACGCTGCGCGCGTCGCAGACGCGAGCACGCCGCGCGCCGCAGGCGTGACGCTCACGCGCGCGCTCGCCGAGCAGATCGACCCGGCCGCGCGCGCGACGTTCGCGGGCGCGCTCGAGCTCTGGCACTTCCGCGCTGCGGACGCGCTCGCACACGCCGAGCGGGGCGCGCTCGAAACGCTGCTCACGCCCGGTGCGCGCCTCGCGGCGGTCGTGACGGGGCTCGCGCGCACCGTGATGCGCACGGCCGACCACTACGGCTCGCGAGGCGTGAAGTGCGTGTTCCCGTTTCAGCGCAAAGAGGGCATGAGCGTCGAGGCGTTCCAGCGCCGCTGGTGGCACGGCCACGGCCCGATCGCGGCGCGCACGGAGAACGCCCTCTTCTACCTGCAGACGCACCCGTTGCCGGAGACGTACGCGATCGCGGCCCCGCGTTTCGACGGCGTGACGGAGCTGCACTGGCACGATCTCGCGACGGCGCGCGCGGCGATGGCCTCCCGCCAGATGCGCGAGGACCAGGGAAATGACGCGCCTCACTTCGCACGGGCCGGGAGCGTTCTAATGTTCGCGGCCAGGGAAGAGACCGTTCGCGAGCCCTAA